Proteins from a single region of Chryseobacterium sp. W4I1:
- a CDS encoding 3-hydroxyacyl-ACP dehydratase, producing MQTILTDFYTLVSYEKGENGSFTANIHLNKDHDIFKGHFPGNPVTPGVCMMQIVKELTEEFTGSKLFLKTASNVKFMAIINPFETPDLKLQLDITENEEDVKVKNITSFGETIALKMSVSYKK from the coding sequence ATGCAGACCATTCTTACAGACTTTTATACTTTAGTATCCTATGAAAAAGGAGAAAACGGAAGTTTCACTGCGAACATCCATCTGAATAAAGATCATGATATTTTTAAAGGCCACTTTCCGGGAAATCCGGTAACGCCGGGAGTCTGTATGATGCAGATTGTGAAAGAGCTGACAGAGGAATTTACCGGTTCAAAATTATTTTTAAAAACGGCATCGAATGTAAAATTTATGGCGATTATCAATCCTTTTGAGACCCCGGATCTGAAGCTTCAGCTGGATATTACTGAAAATGAAGAAGATGTTAAAGTAAAAAATATCACTTCTTTTGGCGAGACTATTGCATTGAAAATGTCAGTAAGCTATAAAAAATAA
- a CDS encoding polysaccharide deacetylase family protein gives MKHYPFILFYLFCNAFIYAFHGSFWVYIACFLAFSAVVVWGSFDIELGYFVNSITHKRTKTNEVALTFDDGPTEFTPQFLDLLKEHQVKATFFCIGKQIEKYPETFKRIIDEGHTIGNHTLSHSNNTGFLSAEEMTEEIEKCDEIMAKTGNIKTDLYRPPFGVTNPSIAKAIKRTRKKSIGWNVRSLDTVTDDEKKIYKKVTKRLKKGSIILLHDTSEKTYNVLIDLLLFLKDKKYSTFTVDSITKSK, from the coding sequence ATGAAGCATTACCCATTCATTTTATTTTATCTTTTCTGCAATGCATTTATTTATGCGTTTCATGGCAGCTTTTGGGTTTATATAGCTTGTTTTCTGGCATTTTCTGCAGTTGTCGTCTGGGGATCTTTTGATATAGAGCTCGGGTATTTCGTCAACAGCATTACTCATAAAAGAACAAAAACCAATGAAGTTGCCCTGACTTTTGATGATGGGCCGACTGAATTTACTCCTCAGTTTTTGGATCTGCTAAAAGAGCATCAGGTGAAAGCTACCTTTTTCTGCATCGGAAAACAGATCGAAAAATATCCTGAAACATTTAAAAGAATTATTGATGAAGGACATACCATTGGAAATCACACGCTTTCGCACTCCAACAATACAGGATTTTTATCTGCTGAGGAAATGACTGAGGAAATTGAGAAATGTGATGAAATAATGGCAAAAACCGGCAATATAAAAACTGATTTATACCGGCCTCCTTTTGGTGTTACCAATCCAAGTATTGCCAAAGCCATAAAAAGAACCCGCAAAAAAAGCATCGGCTGGAATGTCCGTTCACTGGATACGGTAACAGACGATGAAAAAAAGATCTATAAAAAAGTAACCAAACGCTTGAAGAAAGGAAGCATTATTCTCCTTCACGACACTTCAGAAAAAACCTATAACGTGTTGATAGATTTATTGTTATTTTTGAAGGATAAAAAATATTCGACATTTACCGTCGATTCAATTACAAAATCAAAGTAA
- a CDS encoding outer membrane lipoprotein carrier protein LolA: MIKNIAFGALLLISGFFSAQMTAMSGAEAKAFVTKVSSETQEIKTLQSDFTQIKKMDFLDKNIVTYGKMSLKSPNMLSWKYTKPYQYSIIFKEGKILINDQGKKSSVDAKSKTFEKINKLIVGSSNGKMFSDPEFTVSYYKNGNFNVAKFIPKSAQLLKYIKLIELHFPKNQSTVSQVNMTEASGDTTNIVFKNTKINAAIAASEFSL; this comes from the coding sequence ATGATTAAAAATATTGCTTTCGGAGCACTCCTATTAATTTCCGGCTTCTTTTCTGCCCAGATGACAGCGATGTCCGGAGCAGAAGCTAAAGCATTTGTGACAAAAGTTTCTTCTGAAACCCAGGAGATCAAAACTCTTCAGAGTGATTTCACCCAGATCAAAAAAATGGATTTTCTGGACAAAAATATCGTTACTTACGGAAAAATGTCTTTAAAATCACCGAACATGCTGAGCTGGAAATACACCAAGCCTTACCAATACAGCATTATCTTTAAGGAAGGTAAAATCCTGATCAATGACCAGGGGAAAAAATCTTCTGTGGATGCCAAGAGTAAAACATTTGAAAAGATCAATAAGCTGATTGTGGGAAGTTCAAACGGAAAAATGTTCAGTGATCCTGAATTTACGGTGTCGTATTATAAAAACGGGAACTTCAATGTCGCAAAATTCATCCCGAAATCTGCCCAGCTATTGAAATATATTAAGCTGATTGAACTTCATTTTCCTAAAAACCAATCTACGGTGTCACAGGTGAATATGACGGAAGCTTCGGGAGACACTACCAATATTGTTTTCAAAAATACCAAGATCAATGCAGCGATTGCAGCTTCAGAGTTTAGTTTGTAG
- a CDS encoding porin family protein, with the protein MKKILFLAIALISGLSFAQVTFNPGIRAGANFSHFSNSETFNYYYLEEFPNAAEPYLDYKTKTDFYIGFIGNIRFAKFYALQPEINYSRQGAKISTNVNNWDGRTLSVSYLGLQLINKFYFNQFNVHVGPTLEFVVDKKNFDPENEIDLGITAGLGYDITKNFGIEARVKKGFVPVDSYNRNHSNVVFQTGLYYTFNMKK; encoded by the coding sequence ATGAAAAAAATTCTATTTTTAGCCATTGCTTTAATTTCAGGATTATCTTTTGCCCAGGTAACTTTCAATCCGGGAATCAGGGCGGGAGCTAATTTCTCTCATTTTTCAAATAGTGAAACTTTTAATTATTACTATCTGGAAGAATTTCCTAATGCTGCAGAACCTTATCTTGACTATAAAACCAAAACAGATTTTTACATAGGATTCATAGGAAATATCCGTTTTGCCAAATTTTATGCTTTGCAACCGGAAATTAACTATTCCAGACAGGGCGCAAAAATAAGTACCAATGTGAACAACTGGGACGGAAGAACACTTTCGGTATCTTATCTTGGATTACAGCTAATCAATAAGTTCTATTTCAACCAATTCAATGTGCATGTTGGACCGACTTTAGAATTCGTTGTAGATAAAAAGAATTTTGATCCTGAAAATGAGATTGATCTTGGAATTACTGCCGGCTTAGGATATGATATTACAAAAAATTTTGGTATTGAAGCCAGAGTAAAAAAAGGTTTTGTACCGGTGGACAGTTATAACAGGAATCACTCCAATGTTGTTTTCCAGACAGGCCTTTATTATACCTTTAACATGAAAAAATAA
- a CDS encoding beta-ketoacyl synthase N-terminal-like domain-containing protein, whose amino-acid sequence MSAVYINSASCISVQDTLKENFLLDLKADQSVQILKAVDPNYKEFIPPAMIRRMSKTVKMSSVASSYALKEAGIGKPDAIIVGTGMGCSQDSEKFLKNVIDNKEEFLTPTFFIQSTHNTVAGQIALGLQCHAYNFTYVNTSSSLEFSFLDAKLQIIDGEAENILVGAADEQTGRTMDLYRLHHIIKKEEDLPADYLHSETDGVIWGEGASFFVLGKDKTENSYAKLRDIQIINRLDLEEVPSFITDFLTRNDLKHEDIDAVILGFSGDATSDAYYTKAMAAFKNSALLYYKHLSGEFNTASGFSTFMACHILKEQQIPDIMMINSEKKTEVKNILLYNHLAGNDHSLMLLERA is encoded by the coding sequence ATGAGTGCAGTATACATCAACAGTGCATCCTGCATCTCCGTTCAGGACACTTTAAAAGAAAATTTTCTCCTGGATCTTAAAGCTGATCAGTCTGTTCAGATCTTAAAAGCTGTAGATCCCAATTATAAAGAATTCATTCCGCCTGCGATGATCAGGAGAATGTCTAAAACCGTAAAAATGAGCTCCGTAGCTTCCAGTTACGCTTTAAAAGAAGCAGGAATTGGAAAACCGGATGCCATCATTGTAGGAACAGGAATGGGATGTTCACAGGACTCTGAAAAGTTTCTGAAAAATGTGATCGATAACAAAGAAGAGTTTTTAACCCCTACATTTTTCATTCAATCGACTCACAATACGGTGGCGGGGCAGATTGCCCTTGGGCTTCAATGCCATGCGTACAATTTTACGTATGTCAACACTTCTTCCTCTCTGGAATTTTCGTTTCTGGATGCCAAACTTCAGATCATTGATGGAGAAGCAGAAAATATTCTTGTAGGCGCTGCAGATGAGCAGACTGGAAGAACAATGGATCTGTACCGTCTTCACCATATCATTAAAAAGGAAGAAGATCTTCCCGCTGATTATTTACACTCGGAGACGGATGGCGTGATCTGGGGTGAAGGTGCATCTTTCTTTGTTTTAGGGAAAGATAAAACTGAAAATTCTTATGCTAAACTCAGAGACATTCAGATAATCAACAGATTGGACCTGGAAGAAGTCCCATCTTTTATAACAGATTTTTTGACCAGAAATGATTTAAAACATGAAGATATCGATGCTGTGATTTTAGGTTTCAGCGGCGATGCAACATCTGATGCTTACTATACAAAAGCAATGGCTGCATTTAAGAATTCAGCTTTGCTGTACTACAAACATCTGAGTGGAGAATTCAATACGGCTAGTGGCTTTTCAACATTTATGGCCTGTCATATCCTGAAAGAGCAGCAAATTCCTGATATAATGATGATCAATTCAGAGAAAAAGACAGAAGTTAAAAATATTCTTCTTTATAATCATCTGGCAGGAAACGATCACAGCCTTATGCTGCTGGAGAGAGCTTAA